The following coding sequences are from one Mytilus trossulus isolate FHL-02 chromosome 8, PNRI_Mtr1.1.1.hap1, whole genome shotgun sequence window:
- the LOC134728071 gene encoding uncharacterized protein LOC134728071 codes for MMIKLVVLGMLAACAMAQFPMMGMGGFGGLDLKNIESMIPEGTFDMIKNMKPEDIKEAIKNMPPGMGDMLKGMGISEDQIKEAVNNMPKDMDIAAMFDQAKDKMGDLVDKSKDEMKSQLSNELSEIKEEKRKELEEAGIDLSGGVSGLMSQMIPEITEMFGEKLRAEGIDTNDREKLNEEVRKQMREFAGAEEDDTDEQVKEKFMEGFLEEMKQNGFEIKSDNMAEGFQELKKQIVDELKDMGFEIEDEDVSNLPEMMKKMMKSGKFNPQMMMGMVAPMMQGPPMMGPMGPPMMRGPSMGMRPPMEGPMGPPMGMRGMNLNLDIDINQRPQTPVVTPGYVQGAEDALLHALGDDSDVVRHVMAVKYGAETGTVMESDLHEILRDLMHYRLEARVLMAKNQMLRNRLYDVML; via the exons ATGATGATAAAATTAGTAGTCTTAGGCATGTTGGCCGCATGCGCCATGGCACAAT TCCCAATGATGGGTATGGGAGGATTCGGTGGCCTTGACCTGAAGAACATTGAAAGCATGATCCCAGAAGGTACATTCGATATGATCAAAAACATGAAACCAGAGGATATCAAAGAAGCCATCAAAAACATGCCACCAGGAATGGGTGACATGCTCAAGGGAATGG GAATCTCTGAAGATCAGATTAAAGAAGCCGTCAACAACATGCCAAAAGATATGGACATTGCCGCCATGTTCGACCAGGCTAAAGACAAAATGG GAGATCTTGTTGACAAAAGCAAAGACGAAATGAAAAGCCAGCTGTCAAACGAACTTAGTGAAATTAAGGAAGAAAAGAGGAAAGAACTTGAAGAAGCAGGTATTGACTTGTCCGGTGGCGTCAGCGGTCTTATGTCTCAGATGATACCAGAAATCACAGAAATGTTTGGAGAAAAACTTAGGGCCGAAGGAATCGACACTA ATGATCGTGAAAAATTAAACGAAGAAGTACGTAAACAGATGCGTGAGTTCGCCGGAGCTGAGGAAGATGATACTGACGAACAAGTCAAGGAAAAGTTCATGGAGGGATTCCTCgaagaaatgaaacaaaatggcTTCGAGATTAAATCTGATAACATGGCTGAAGGATTCCAGGAACTCAAGAAACAAATCGTTGATGAGCTTAAAGATATGGGATTCGAGATTGAAGatg AAGACGTATCTAACCTCCCAGAAATGATGAAGAAAATGATGAAGAGCGGAAAGTTCAACCCCCAAATGATGATGGGAATGGTCGCTCCAATGATGCAAG GTCCACCAATGATGGGACCAATGGGACCACCAATGATGCGAGGTCCATCTATGGGAATGAGACCACCAATGGAAGGTCCAATGGGACCACCAATGGGAATGAGAGGAATGAACCTGAACCTTGACATCGATATCAACCAGAGACCACAGACTCCAGTCGTAACACCAGGCTACGTTCAAG gaGCCGAAGATGCTCTTTTGCACGCTCTTGGTGATGACTCTGACGTCGTCAGACACGTGATGGCAGTCAAGTACGGAGCTGAAACCGGAACTGTCATGGAAAGTGATCTCCACGAAATTCTCAGAGATCTCATGCACTA tCGTCTTGAAGCCCGTGTTCTGATGGCCAAGAACCAGATGCTCAGAAACAGACTTTACGATGTTATGTTGTAA
- the LOC134728072 gene encoding uncharacterized protein LOC134728072, producing the protein MMKIVLLGLMAAMAYAAPPMRGMGMGMGMGMPPMMMPPMMMGGMLPPEALDMLKDLKPDDIKEAIKNMPPQMKDMMKGMGISEDQINEAVKSLPEDLSPLVEQMKEKLENHPEEVEKVMAKVELPREMQGNMKESAIDILKRQMQDMGMDIKEDEDMSSVMDKAKTAISKQLKEEGFDINDPEGMQAKMMAEMRKITNAKPDESDEEVKIKVAKDLLSQMKRDGHDVNPENPQESMEKLKTELTSQLKAMDIEVDAEDMKANDFKAILQKLVSSGKVGNPMHLMMSAMATFSSGEIPHGGPMPPPMMMPQEMPHPQGGYRMQPLNSYVEGAEDALVHVFGDDDDVIQNLMEIKAGAMRGVLPEQALFRLMKDLMHYRLEARVLIAQNRILEEKVAASQFHAMPPFARSPFGLRVLGCSHHRH; encoded by the exons atgatgaaaatagtTTTACTCGGCCTTATGGCCGCAATGGCATATGCAG CTCCCCCTATGAGGGGTATGGGTATGGGCATGGGTATGGGAATGCCACCTATGATGATGCCACCCATGATGATGGGCGGTATGTTGCCAC CTGAAGCTTTGGACATGCTGAAGGACCTTAAACCAGACGACATCAAAGAAGCCATCAAAAATATGCCTCCACAAATGAAGGACATGATGAAGGGAATGG gaaTCTCTGAAGATCAAATCAACGAAGCCGTCAAAAGCCTCCCAGAAGATTTATCTCCTCTTGTTgaacaaatgaaagaaaaactag aaaatcaCCCAGAGGAAGTAGAAAAGGTCATGGCCAAAGTTGAAC TTCCAAGAGAAATGCAAGGAAACATGAAAGAATCTGCTATCGATATTCTCAAGAGACAAATGCAAGACATGGGCATGGACATCAAAG AAGACGAAGACATGTCATCTGTAATGGACAAAGCAAAGACTGCCATCTCAAAACAACTGAAAGAGGAGGGATTCGATATCA ATGACCCAGAAGGTATGCAAGCCAAGATGATGGCTGAGATGAGAAAAATCACCAACGCAAAAC CTGATGAGAGTGACGAGGAAGTCAAGATCAAAGTCGCCAAGGATCTCCTCTCACAAATGAAAAGAGATGGACATGATGTCAACCCAG AAAACCCACAAGAATCAATGGAGAAATTGAAAACCGAATTGACAAGCCAACTGAAAGCCATGGACATTGAAGTTGACGCTG AAGACATGAAAGCCAATGATTTCAAAGCCATTTTACAGAAACTTGTTTCCAGTGGAAAAGTCG gaAATCCAATGCATTTAATGATGTCTGCTATGGCCACTTTCAGCA GCGGAGAAATCCCACACGGAGGTCCAATGCCACCACCAATGATGATGCCACAAGAAATGCCACACCCACAAGGAG GATACAGAATGCAGCCACTTAACTCATACGTTGAAG gTGCCGAGGATGCTTTGGTTCATGTGTTCGGAGATGATGATGATGTTATCCAGAATCTGATGGAGATCAAAGCCGGAGCAATGAGAGGCGTCCTCCCAGAACAAGCACTCTTCAGACTGATGAAAGACCTAATGCACTA CCGTCTCGAGGCCCGTGTTCTCATTGCCCAGAACAGAATCCTAGAAGAGAAAGTAGCTGCATCCCAATTCCATGCCATGCCACCATTTGCCAGAAGCCCATTCGGTCTGAGAGTTCTTGGATGTAGCCACCACCGCCATTAA